Proteins encoded by one window of Manihot esculenta cultivar AM560-2 chromosome 10, M.esculenta_v8, whole genome shotgun sequence:
- the LOC110624678 gene encoding meiotic recombination protein SPO11-2, whose protein sequence is MENLSRSSLKFFSDQQLCYADILTPSEVRARIEVAVLNFLRILTSPDPAISDLPLIKRTSSNSRVSHGLLTDLSWVFLSHSFCTRSLMRANAAKAFVRVWKVMEVCFQVLVQEKRVTQRELFYKLLCVSPDYFPSQLQVNRTIQDLVALLRCSRYSLAIMASSRGVVAGRLLLQEPNQEVVDCAECGSSGYAISGDLNMLDKLLMTTDARYIIVVEKHAIFQRLAEDRVFSQIPSILITAKGYPDIATRFLLHRMSRSFPELPILALVDWNPAGLAILCTFKFGSIGMGLEAYRYACNVKWLGLRGADLELIPEESLVQLKPRDLQIANSLMASEILPESHREELAIMIQSGKRAEIEALYFHGYEYLGKYIAKKIVQANYI, encoded by the exons ATGGAAAATCTGAGCAGATCATCGCTGAAGTTCTTCTCCGATCAACAACTCTGCTACGCCGATATCCTCACTCCCTCTGAG GTTCGAGCCAGAATCGAAGTTGCAGTGCTCAATTTTCTCAGGATCTTGACTTCTCCTGATCCTGCAATATCAGATCTTCCTCTG ATAAAAAGGACTTCGAGTAATAGCAGAGTAAGTCATGGATTGTTGACTGATCTTTCGTGGGTTTTCCTCTCTCATTCATTTTGTACAAGGTCTCTTATGAGAGCCAATGCAGCTAAGGCGTTTGTTAGAG TGTGGAAGGTGATGGAGGTGTGCTTTCAGGTTCTGGTTCAAGAAAAGAGGGTCACACAGAGAGAGCTGTTTTACAAGTTGCTTTGTGTTTCCCCTGACTATTTCCCATCTCAGTTGCAGGTTAACAGGACAATCCAAG ATTTGGTGGCCTTGCTTCGGTGCAGCCGTTATAGTCTTGCAATCATGGCCTCTAGCAGAGGAGTTGTTGCTGGGCGCTTGTTGCTTCAG GAACCAAACCAAGAGGTTGTGGATTGTGCTGAATGTGGATCTTCTGGGTATGCCATTTCTGGTGACTTGAATATGTTAGACAAACTGCTTATGACAACGGATGCACGTTACATCATTGTGGTGGAGAAG CACGCAATATTCCAGCGGTTGGCTGAGGATCGTGTTTTCAGTCAGATTCCTAGCATTCTCATTACAGCTAAAGGGTACCCTGATATAGCCACAAG GTTTCTTCTTCATCGAATGAGCCGCTCTTTCCCTGAATTGCCAATTTTGGCATTGGTTGACTG GAACCCAGCAGGATTAGCTATACTATGCACCTTCAAGTTTGGAAGCATAGGGATGGGTCTGGAGGCATACAGATATG CTTGCAATGTGAAGTGGTTGGGACTGCGAGGGGCTGATCTAGAGTTAATACCTGAAGAATCACTAGTCCAGTTAAAGCCACGGGACCTGCAGATTGCTAATAGCTTGATGGCCTCAGAAATTTTACCG GAGAGCCACAGGGAAGAATTGGCAATAATGATTCAAAGTGGAAAAAGAGCAGAAATTGAGGCTCTATACTTCCATGGATACGAATATTTGGGGAAGTACATTGCGAAGAAAATTGTGCAAGCCAATTACATATAA